A region from the Brassica napus cultivar Da-Ae chromosome C8, Da-Ae, whole genome shotgun sequence genome encodes:
- the LOC106397208 gene encoding protein DEFECTIVE IN MERISTEM SILENCING 3, with product MYPTGQQMSFQTAPFIVQSPTTMMQLDPKETSSGGGTQNGGGMSVAEFALFNSDRLQSDLEVMGNKIKEHEDNLKFLKSQKNKLDESILKLQVHMGKLHTSGISTIENTNLQGEDINEQILRQVNSAAGVLSYVQSHHYSQASQLDMTNGVVGVVAKLGRVNDENLSQVLSDYLGTRSMLALVCKDYKSVKPLEKYDNQGNVDRSGAIHGLASSIGRTIEGHFDVICLENLRPYVGKRIDGDPQRRLDLPNPKLPNGEYPPGFLGYAVNLIQIDPAYLLCVTGYGYGLRETLFYSLFSQLQVYKRRVDMVSALPCITDGAVSLDGGIIRKTGIFILGTRDAAAANVRFSKPSASQTTGNYSEAERQMNELRWTKEKTLEDIKRAQVLRDHALYNFGKKKEEFVRCLSQSSYTNEQMISPR from the exons ATGTATCCGACCGGTCAACAG ATGTCGTTTCAGACCGCTCCGTTCATTGTTCAAAGTCCAACAACAATGATGCAGTTGGATCCAAAGGAAACAAGCTCAGGAGGTGGAACACAGAACGGAGGAGGGATGTCTGTGGCTGAGTTTGCTTTGTTCAATTCCGACAGGCTTCAGTCTGATCTTGAAGTCATGGGTAACAAGATCAAAGAGCATGAAGACAACTTGAAGTTTCTCAAGTCTCAGAAGAACAAGTTGGATGAATCAATCCTCAAATTGCAAG TTCATATGGGCAAGCTTCATACCTCAGGCATTTCTACAATTGAAAACACCAATCTTCAGGGTGAAGATATCAATGAACAGATCCTTAGGCAAGTAAACTCAGCTGCTGGAGTTTTAAGCTATGTTCAGTCTCATCATTACTCGCAGGCTTCTCAGCTGGATATGACAAACGGTGTAGTTGGAGTTGTAGCCAAACTTGGGAGAGTCAATGACGAAAACCTGAGCCA GGTTTTGTCGGATTACTTAGGGACTCGGTCGATGTTGGCACTTGTATGCAAGGATTACAAAAGTGTTAAGCCTTTAGAGAAATATGACAACCAAGGCAACGTTGATAGAAGTGGTGCCATTCACGGGCTTGCCTCTTCTATTGGCAGAACCATTGAAGGCCATTTCGATGTCATATGTCTAGAAAATCTCAG ACCGTATGTTGGCAAGCGCATTGATGGTGATCCACAGAGAAGGCTTGATCTTCCCAACCCCAAGTTGCCTAATGGCGAATATCCTCCTGGTTTTCTTGGATATGCTGTGAACTTGATACAGATAGATCCAGCGTACTTGCTTTGTGTCACAGGGTATGGATACGGTCTTCGTGAGACCTTGTTCTACAGTCTCTTCTCCCAACTTCAAGTTTACAAAAGGAGGGTTGATATGGTTAGTGCCCTCCCATGCATAACTGATGGTGCAGTGTCTCTGGATGGAGGAATCATCAGAAAGACCGGGATCTTCATACTTGGTACCCG TGATGCGGCGGCGGCGAATGTGAGATTTTCGAAGCCAAGTGCTTCACAGACAACGGGAAATTATAGTGAGGCGGAGAGGCAAATGAATGAGCTGAGATGGACGAAGGAGAAAACACTGGAGGACATAAAGAGAGCGCAAGTGCTCCGTGATCATGCTCTCTACAACTTTGGcaagaagaaagaagagttTGTTCGATGCTTGTCTCAGAGTTCATACACTAATGAG CAAATGATTTCTCCCAGATGA